The region TCTTACTTTAACTGTAATTATATGATAGTACTCAATCCACTATAAAGTAGATTATACAagtatccaatggtaccaatGGACTAACTGTGATGATGAGGATCTGTGAGCCAGGCTGTAAGTTTTTACCTGTCAAAGATGGACCCCACCCCTGCACTGTGGGCGCTGTTGCGATGCAGTTGGAGTCCGTTTGCCAGCAGAATGCTGTCGTTCACAGTGATGGAGCGATGGGAGAAAGAAGCTATGAGGAGCTCATTCCACCctgaggggtagagagggaaacATCTaactgggtcatattcattatggcATGCAATGGGAAACGTTACAAAACATTTTCCTATGGAAAATGTAaatgagcatttcttattggataaGTTCAAACATCCCCTCCTTGTTCATGTCCGTTTGGAGCCTAATGAATATGGCCTTGGTAAATGGTGGGACATCAAGTAAAAGGCGAGTAAATCCCAGTTGTCAGAGCTGCTCAGTTTTGATTTCCCCTTACAGGATTGACCACAGCAGACGAGATCAGACGATACCTGCACGCAGGAGGATGACCTGGTCGTCCAGGGCCAGCTCTGAGAAGTGGGGGATCATCTTGGCCCACTCCACCAAGTTAAAGAGCTGCTTGTCTGTTGCCTGGCATATATTGGTCACAGGGTCGTTGGGCTGGGGAGACAGAGTGGAAGTCAGGGGGTCAAGAGTTCAGAGACCTGAGCTAGAGGGATACAATGAGCTTGAGTTAAAAATGGCCTCTACCAAGGGGACTCTTCTGTGGTAGTTTCTAAAGCAAATTTGAAGAACATTCAGCTTGTGTCTCAGCTATACCTCCCCCTAGGCAGTTAGCATAAGATGGGGGAATGAGGTTGTTTTGCCAGTATGTGATATACAGTGTATGCTACTATATAGTCATAGAGTATAGTAAGTGATCAGTAATAAGTTATATAGTGTGCAGTGAACTCACTGAGTTGGTGGGCACGCCCAGGCTCCCCTTGATGCATGTCTTGGTCTTTAGCTCCACAGCGAGCTCcgcctcctctatcctctccacaGGCATGTCTTCATTAGCACAACCTAACGAGTCCGCCTCACTCTCGCACCTCTCCTTGGCTCTCTGGCGCTCGTCCTGCACAGCTGGGGTGAAAGCATTGAATGTAGCTTCTGTTATAGCCAGCCTCATACAACACTGTCCAGGGCCAGCTCAGAGAAGTGGAGAATGCTCTTAGCCTACTCCACCAAGGGGAAGATCTCCTTTTATAGCATGACATTTGATATGAATGGCCTCATGAAGAGTTTATGAAGGGTTCAGTAAGCTTTAAAAGTTATATTGTGTTTACAGTGGGACTAAAGTGTTAATCAGTGGTGTCTCAGTATATGAAACTATTGGCTAAGATCCAATTAAACATCAAACATGATAAACAGTACAATAAGCAGGGAAAGCGTCCGTATTCCACAACGAGAGCTCATTTCTTCACGAGCCATGCCCTGAGGGTAGATACAGGAACTCTGCTAACAGACACTGAACCCTAGACACCGTGGTAACAGACACTGTCTCCTAGACACTGTGGTGACAGAAGGTGTACCCTAGACACTGTGGTGACAGAAGGTGTACCCTAGACACTGTGGTGACAGAAGGTGTACCCTAGACACTGTGGTGACAGATGGTGTATCCTAGACAATGTGGTGATAGAGGCTGTACCCTAGACACTGTGGTGACAGACGGTATATCCTAGACACTGTGGTGACAGGTGTACCCTAGACACTGTGGTGACAGACGGTGTATCCTAGACACTGTGGTGACAGAAGGTGTACCCTAGACACTGTGGTGACAGAAGGTGTACCCTATACACTGTGGTGACAGAAGGTGTACCCTAGACACTGTGGTGACAGACGGTATATCCTAGACACTGTGGTGACAGACGGTGTATCCTAGACACTGTGGTGACAGAAGGTGTACCCTAGACACTGTGGTGACAGAAGGTGTACCCTAGACACTATGGTGACAGAAGGTGTACCCTAGACACTGTGGTGACAGAAGGTGTACCCTAGACAATGTGGTGATAGAGGCTGTACCCTAGACACTGTGGTGACAGACGGTATATCCTAGACACTGTGGTGACAGGTGTACCCTAGACACTGTGGTGACAGACGGTGTATCCTAGACACTGTGGTGACAGAAGGTGTACCCTAGACACTGTGGTGACAGACGGTGTATCCTAGACACTGTGGTGACAGAAGGTGTACCCTAGACACTGTGGTGACAGAAGGTGTATCCTAGACACTGTGGTGACAGACGGTGTATCCTAGACACTGTGGTGACAGACGGTGTACCCTAGACACTGTGGTGACAGATGGTGTACCCTAGACACTGTGGTGACAGACGGTGTACCATAGACACTGTGGTGACAGAAGGTGTACCCTAGACACTGTGGTGACAGACAGTGTATCCTAGACACTGTGGTAACAGAAGGTGTACCCTAGACACAGAGGTGACAGAAGGTGTACCCTAGATACTGTGGTGACAGAAGGTGTACCCTAGACACTGTGGTGACAGAAGGTGTACCCTAGACACTGTGGTGACAGAAGGTGTACCCTAGACACTGTGGTGACAGAAGGTGTACCCTAGACACTGTTCTGATAGATGGTGTACCCTATAaagtatgctgtgtgtgtgtgtgtgtgtgtgtgtgtgtgtgtgtgtgtgtgtgtgtgtgtgtgtgtgtgtgtgtgtgtgtgtgtgtgtgtgtgtggtgggttcCTATTCGGGAGCACAGCAGAGGAGTATCCTATGGAGCAAGCTAAatctactcagggttttctaaagctaaTTAGCTTCCGTTAGCTTCACAGTCCAGCTCAGTTTTCATCCGTAATGTGACGGTGGATATTGCTCATCCGCCTGCTGCAAGTTCTTGCAGGCTTGTAACTGCGCTTGCATGTCGCACGTGGCTAGTCAAATgccgaactcttcattgagacaatgctgaaacatcaatcgATGGGCAAGtcactttttaaacatttttaacaCACAGAAAAGCATTTGATtaataacatttttttaaagcatttgattaataaaatatttatgtCAGTCTTCTTCAtcaaatgaaggggatgatgTCGCAatctttgagagagagagggaatctgatttcattggtcctcaaccTGTGGTTCAGACACTTCATTCAGGATAAAtggagttagccctgagttagccttCCCTGGATCAAGTTAGTTCTTAAGGATTCATTGCCATAGACATCTACCTGACAAAAATGTACAGTACATGACTGGCTATCCCgagttgaactcagagttgaTCAATGCTACCTTGCAATCTCCTCAAACCTGCTTCCTAGGATATGCTTTTGGTTGGTACATTGTGGAGGAAGTCAGTCGCGTGTGTTTGCgaggggacagggacagtggaggaagcaaAGCAGCATTCTGACGTTGGTTTCACAtgagtgtctgtctgtgctcACTCTTTCAGGTCATTTCCTGGAGCATACCTTCTCTCTTCATGCCCATGGCCAGACACTTCTGGTAGCGGCAGTACTGACATCGGTTGCGTTGGCGCTTGTCAATCAGACAGTCCTTGTTGTCTCGACAGGTATACGTCAGCTCTTTCCTCACTGTTCTCTTGAAGAAGCCCTTGCAACCTTCACAGCTATATACTCCATAGTGTTTACCTGCCAGAACAATACATACAACGGTTTAGTTCTTCCCTTCATGCTTGTACAGTAGAATGACAATAATCCGCATTTTGAAATGAGGGACCCCCCCAGCCTGTAGGGCCCTGTATTGGGGCTGTTGTGGGGATGTTTGGGGTGCTGACCTGAGGCGCGGTCTCCACAGATGGCACAGATGTGTTTGTTAAAGGAGAGACAGGTGCATGTGGGCTGAGCAGGAACCTTTAGCACTCTGTTTTGGCCCAGTGGGGGTTTGATGTCCTCTGTGCTGATAATGATGCTGCTACTGGGGATCACTGGGAAGCTGAGCTGGAAACAAGCAAcaaagagaacagacagacaagagGATTAGACTGTCAAAGTGGAGACAAAGACGCTCATCTCTCTCATtcttcgcacacacacacacacacagtcttgagATCTTGTACCACAGTGATCGACAGACACCCTTTAGACAAAACTGTGTTGTGGTGATTCACATTGCATCCCCACGTTGCCAACATCCTAATTTTAGACTGGAGAATAATATGGAGAATATGAGTCCAACTCTAACAGGTAGAAAGAACAACCACATACATAAACCCAACTCAAATCTTTGTAATGAGGGTTTATTCAGGCCTTCTCTTAGACCTTAGATGCCAAATATGGACATTTGTTTTCGGATGTCTTGGATTTTGGGGGAGAGGTTGGACATATTGAAGTGCTTTGTTTGTGCGTGGAAGGACctggtgaagatgctggaggatgcaggtacaaaagtatctataaccacagtaaaacgagtcctatatcgatataacctgaaaggccactcagcaaggaagaagccactgctccaaaaccacataaaaaagcctgactacggtttgcaactgcacatggggacaaagcatactttcaaagttgtggcaaaatggctcaaggacaacaaagtcagggtattggagtggccatcacaaagccctgacctcaatcccatagaaaattgaAGTGCTTTGTTTGTGCGTGTATACACTGGAAATCTAATGAAAACATAGTTAGAAGGTCATCGGCAGAGGCTCAGTGTTAAAGAAACTGAAACCGTGTCTGTTGTTTATTTCATATGGACCACATGGACGAGGTTGTCTTCTGGGGCCAAGTCAGAGATCTGTACATGTCGGTCACTCTCCATCTGGCTGCCATGGAGAAGCTAATTAACCAACTCCTCTGGTGTAGTATTGGAGGTAGACTGAGACAGCCTctgaaatggcactctattctctgTGCACTCACTACCTTTTATCAGGGTCCATAATGCAGTACATTTCAGACGCGCCCAAAGGCTGAGACTGGGACCGCAGGGTCTTTCTAAATTCACTGTCCTGTACACACTAGACTGTATGCCTCATCACAAGACAGATCAACAGCCCTGCTCGTGGTTTATATGACACAACTACTCATCCTTCCTCTGAAAGTTTCTAACTTCACCTTCACACATTGGGAGAGGAGGGTTCACCATGGGCCACTATATAGTGTTCTAACTGGACATACACCACGTGGTCAAGCTGTTGCTACTTTCAACTGTCACTAGTTTCCTCTCTGACAGACGTCTGCTAAGCCCATTTAGGTGGCTAATAAAGAGCATTCAACCCATGTGGCAGACTCAAATCATAGGTGATACCATGGGGTCAGGGGTCAAAGCCTCTGACGGGGATAATGAGTCTGTATGAGATACAGACCAGACGACCCACAGAGCTCGCTTTACTAGCTGACAAGGACCAAATCTGCAGGTTTAATATACACACCCTCTCAATTCACAAGCCAAATTGGACACACTGTATATATGTCCCCCAAAAATAAGTCCATTGTTTCCATGCATACCAGCTCCAATTTGAATTAACCACAGGGTCTGTTATATTAGTGGCAGTGAGTAGACAATACCGTTGGAAAGCCCCATGGTTGAGGATCTAAATTAGTCCTTTATATGTCACATAAATGTATACAATTAGGCCTATATGATATTATGTGATGATAACCGTAAATATAACAGTAAATAAAACACTCAGAGTAGACCGGGTTTGGTTGTCACACTTTTTACTCTTGTATGTATTTCTCAGCACGATTATATCTTACAAGACTATTTTCATTATTAGGAGAAAAAACAAGGTTTTGGTTTGAAATGGTGACCCTTTTTTATCCTCAGATCGTATTCCTACATGGAGTTATAAGCCATCAAATACACTCTGTCCACCTGCCGCATCGCAGGGTTGGTTGTCACACAGCATGGGATTGGTTGTCACAATGTTTGCTAGTAGATTCCTTTTATAACATGAAAGAACAAAGCATATAGTCATAGAAATGGCC is a window of Oncorhynchus kisutch isolate 150728-3 linkage group LG3, Okis_V2, whole genome shotgun sequence DNA encoding:
- the LOC109875950 gene encoding retinoic acid receptor RXR-alpha-B; this translates as METKPFLSFGFLKSQCSVAPPPQRWYPGETGGSPTACLCFTGICPLHQHRRPTDPSGQLSSPSLRSHHAHRGMGAHRLHPSLLIPSSVSSSGPPHSPICTLTSPITSLALPFSVSSRPAGHHSTSSSMDFSPQLSFPVIPSSSIIISTEDIKPPLGQNRVLKVPAQPTCTCLSFNKHICAICGDRASGKHYGVYSCEGCKGFFKRTVRKELTYTCRDNKDCLIDKRQRNRCQYCRYQKCLAMGMKREAVQDERQRAKERCESEADSLGCANEDMPVERIEEAELAVELKTKTCIKGSLGVPTNSPNDPVTNICQATDKQLFNLVEWAKMIPHFSELALDDQVILLRAGWNELLIASFSHRSITVNDSILLANGLQLHRNSAHSAGVGSIFDRVLTELVSKMRDMQMDKSELGCLRAIVLFNPDTKGLSNPGEVEALREGVYASLEAYCKHKYPGQPGRFAKLLLRLPALRSIGLRFLEHRFFFKLIGDTPVDTFLTEMLEAPRQMTKQHCS